One Malania oleifera isolate guangnan ecotype guangnan chromosome 9, ASM2987363v1, whole genome shotgun sequence DNA segment encodes these proteins:
- the LOC131164674 gene encoding protein TRIGALACTOSYLDIACYLGLYCEROL 1, chloroplastic, translating into MLVASHFHPFLDICDRNSIIKQRGWMKYKSLNSSQFVGRFGFTRRIQTPKFLIPVRQTSTFVIPNTDDGHLAVSLTEENANTNHGLNNGVETWLSKWSPPGYLWRGLSVPILAGQVILRTLKGKVHWRNTLQQLERVGPKSVGVCLLTSAFVGMAFTIQFVREFTRLGLNRSVGGVLALAFARELSPVVTSVVVAGRIGSAFAAELGTMQVSEQTDTLRVLGANPVDYLITPRVLASCIALPILTLMCFTVGMASSALLADTVYGVSINIILDSAQRALKSWDIISAMIKSQVFGAIISIVSCAWGVTTMGGAKGVGESTTSAVVLSLVGIFIADFALSCIFFQGAGDSLKNCV; encoded by the exons ATGCTAGTAGCTTCTCATTTTCACCCATTCCTTGACATTTGTgacag AAATAGCATTATCAAACAGCGTGGGTGGATGAAGTACAAATCCTTGAATTCAAGTCAATTTGTTGGAAGATTTGGCTTCACTCGACGAATTCAGACTCCCAAATTTCTCATACCTGTCCGACAAACCAGCACTTTTGTGATTCCGAACACAGATGATGGCCACCTTGCTGTATCCTTGACCGAGGAGAATGCAAACACAAATCATGGTCTCAACAATGGAGTAGAGACTTGGTTGAGCAAATGGTCACCTCCTGGGTACCTATGGAGAGGATTATCGGTTCCCATCCTGGCAGGGCAGGTAATTTTAAGGACCCTGAAAGGCAAAGTCCACTGGAGGAACACACTCCAACAACTAGAAAGAGTTGGGCCGAAATCAGTTGGTGTCTGTCTCTTAACTTCGGCCTTTGTTGGCATGGCCTTCACCATCCAATTTGTTAGAGAATTCACCAGATTAGGTTTGAACAGATCTGTTGGTGGTGTACTCGCCCTGGCCTTCGCAAGGGAGCTGAGTCCTGTGGTGACATCGGTGGTAGTTGCAGGTCGTATTGGTAGTGCTTTTGCTGCAGAGTTGGGAACAATGCAGGTTTCTGAGCAAACTGACACCTTGAGAGTTCTTGGGGCAAATCCTGTTGATTATCTGATCACACCAAGAGTGCTTGCATCTTGCATTGCGTTACCTATTTTGACTTTAATGTGTTTCACGGTGGGAATGGCTTCCAGTGCTCTGTTGGCTGACACTGTTTATGGGGTTAGCATTAACATTATCTTGGATTCTGCTCAGAGAGCTCTCAAGTCGTGGGATATAATTAGTGCAATGATCAAGTCGCAAGTTTTTGGTGCAATCATATCTATTGTGAGCTGTGCATGGGGAGTTACTACCATGGGAGGTGCCAAAGGTGTTGGAGAGTCGACAACTTCAGCCGTCGTCCTCTCTCTGGTTGGTATTTTTATTGCTGATTTTGCACTTTCTTGTATCTTCTTTCAGGGAGCTGGGGATTCACTTAAGAATTGTGTATAA